A region from the Mesorhizobium sp. J8 genome encodes:
- the cml gene encoding CmlA/FloR family chloramphenicol efflux MFS transporter, with amino-acid sequence MSSPNQPTWTLSMPAALLLLSPFDVLASLAMDIYLPVVPIMPGALGTSPAVVQLTLSLYMICLGLGQLAFGPISDRTGRRPVLIGGALAFTAASFLLAVTSLAPVFLALRIAQALGASAMLVAVFATVRDVYAQRPEGAVIYATLGALLSFVPALGPIAGALVANGFGWRAIFVTLGILAAVATLNAWLNWRETRPLADGAARTGLGSILRSFGFWTYTLAFATAMGSFFVFFSTAPRVLIGRAGFSQIGFSLAFASAALVMIVIARFAKRFVARWGVEGSVRRGMAMLLLGAVLLATGQLFADPSFASFVMPMWVIAIGIVLTASVTANGALAPFGETAGTAVALYFCLQSVIVSAAGTLFVFLLGGDTAWPLIGFAASFALATLFALGRARPKQA; translated from the coding sequence ATGTCTTCTCCGAACCAGCCGACATGGACCTTGTCCATGCCAGCAGCCCTGCTGCTTTTGTCTCCCTTCGACGTCCTGGCCTCCCTCGCCATGGATATCTACTTGCCCGTCGTGCCGATCATGCCAGGCGCGCTCGGCACTTCGCCGGCCGTCGTGCAGCTGACGCTCAGCCTCTACATGATCTGTCTTGGCCTTGGCCAACTTGCCTTCGGGCCCATCTCCGACAGGACGGGCCGGCGCCCGGTGCTGATCGGCGGCGCGCTGGCGTTCACGGCTGCATCCTTCCTGCTCGCCGTCACCTCGCTTGCACCGGTCTTCCTTGCCCTTCGCATCGCGCAGGCGCTCGGTGCTTCCGCCATGCTCGTCGCTGTCTTCGCCACCGTCCGCGACGTCTATGCGCAAAGGCCGGAAGGCGCCGTCATCTACGCCACGCTCGGCGCGCTGCTCTCCTTCGTGCCGGCGCTGGGGCCGATCGCCGGCGCCTTGGTCGCCAATGGCTTCGGCTGGCGGGCTATCTTCGTCACGCTCGGCATCCTGGCGGCAGTGGCGACGCTCAACGCCTGGCTGAATTGGCGCGAAACGCGCCCGCTGGCCGATGGCGCTGCCCGGACTGGTCTCGGCTCGATCCTGCGCAGCTTCGGCTTCTGGACCTACACGCTGGCCTTCGCCACCGCCATGGGCTCGTTCTTCGTGTTCTTTTCGACGGCGCCCAGGGTGCTCATCGGCAGGGCCGGCTTTTCCCAGATCGGCTTCAGCCTGGCTTTCGCCAGTGCGGCACTTGTGATGATCGTCATCGCACGCTTCGCGAAGCGTTTCGTCGCCCGCTGGGGCGTCGAAGGCAGCGTCAGGCGCGGCATGGCGATGCTGCTCCTGGGTGCTGTCCTGCTGGCTACAGGACAATTGTTCGCCGACCCGTCCTTCGCGAGCTTCGTCATGCCGATGTGGGTCATCGCCATCGGCATCGTCCTCACCGCGTCGGTCACGGCTAACGGCGCGCTGGCGCCGTTCGGCGAGACCGCCGGCACGGCCGTCGCGCTTTATTTCTGCCTGCAGAGTGTGATTGTTTCGGCGGCGGGCACGCTGTTCGTCTTCCTGCTGGGCGGCGACACGGCATGGCCGCTGATTGGCTTTGCAGCAAGCTTCGCACTGGCGACTCTCTTTGCGTTGGGACGAGCGAGACCGAAACAGGCCTAG
- a CDS encoding MaoC family dehydratase — protein MTETRPRTPPTFEQLRTMSGQELGVSDWTTVDQQRIDQFAECTGDHQWIHVDPERAKRQSPFRTTIAHGYLTLSIIGALALEMGIVPENTQAAFNYGFDKVRFLAPVKAGARIRLRTTLLSMEDLGPGQYLMKAANTVEIEGEQKPALTAETLVMMYERRKKRA, from the coding sequence ATGACGGAAACACGGCCGAGGACGCCGCCGACCTTCGAACAGTTGCGCACGATGTCCGGGCAGGAGCTCGGCGTGTCCGACTGGACGACGGTCGACCAGCAGCGCATCGACCAATTCGCCGAATGCACCGGCGACCATCAGTGGATCCATGTCGACCCGGAGCGGGCCAAACGGCAGAGCCCGTTCCGCACCACGATCGCGCATGGCTATCTGACCTTGTCGATCATCGGCGCGCTGGCGCTGGAGATGGGCATCGTGCCGGAGAACACCCAGGCCGCCTTCAACTACGGCTTCGACAAGGTGCGCTTCCTGGCGCCGGTCAAGGCCGGTGCGCGCATCCGCCTGCGCACCACGCTGCTTTCCATGGAGGATCTCGGCCCCGGCCAGTATCTGATGAAGGCGGCCAACACCGTCGAGATCGAAGGCGAACAGAAGCCGGCGCTGACCGCCGAAACGCTGGTGATGATGTACGAGCGCCGCAAGAAACGGGCCTAG
- a CDS encoding phasin family protein → MAKQPESDSFLDMFSRFGRDLKLPNVDVQAILDHHRKNLEALEKSARASAAGASSVLARQHEMVQNALHEITRMAQSYQTPGNPQELMSKQAEFARKSFETTLKNASEVADLVRKSSTESVEILRDRIRDAMAEIRAGYEKK, encoded by the coding sequence ATGGCAAAACAACCGGAATCCGACTCCTTCCTCGACATGTTCAGCAGATTCGGCCGCGACCTCAAGCTGCCGAATGTCGACGTCCAAGCCATCTTGGATCACCACCGCAAGAACCTCGAAGCCCTGGAAAAGTCGGCGAGGGCAAGCGCTGCCGGCGCATCCTCGGTGCTGGCGAGGCAGCATGAGATGGTGCAGAATGCCTTGCATGAGATCACGCGGATGGCGCAGAGCTACCAGACGCCCGGCAATCCGCAGGAGCTGATGAGCAAGCAGGCCGAATTTGCCCGCAAGTCGTTCGAGACGACGCTGAAGAATGCCAGCGAAGTGGCTGACCTTGTGCGCAAATCCAGCACCGAATCGGTCGAGATCCTGCGCGACCGGATCAGGGATGCGATGGCGGAAATCCGCGCCGGCTACGAAAAGAAATAG